ATGCCCGTTATCGACTCCGAGGAGAAGAGGCTGAAATGGGACTACCTGTTCCCCGAGTGGTTCATAAGGAGGGTGAGAAACCTCCTTGGAGACGAGGCAGAGGAACTCCTAAAAGCACTAAACGAGACCCTGCCAACGAGTATAAGGGTCAATCGGCTGAAGGTGAGCGTTGAGGACGTTGAGAACTACCTGAGAAAAAAGAACGTCCGCTTCGAGAGGAGCGAGAGGGTTGATACCGCCATCAGAATCCTCGACCCCTTCAACCCTGAGTGGCTTTTCAACAAGGGCTTTGCTGTAGCGCAGGAGGAGGCTGCTGCCGTTGCATCGCTCGTCCTCTCGCCAAAGCCCGGGGAGACAGTGGTAGACCTCGCGGCAGCTCCCGGTGGGAAGACGAGCCACATGGCCGAGTTAATGAACAACGAGGGTAAGATATACGCCTTCGACATTGACAAAGCAAGGGTAAAACGCATGAACGAAGTCTTGAGGAGAACGGGCGTAGAGATAGCGGAAACGATCAAAGCCGACGGCAGGAAAGCCCCGGAAATCCTCGGTGAGGGCGTGGCGGACAGGGTCATGCTCGACGCGCCGTGCACGAGCGATGGAACGATAGCAAAAAACCCTGAACTGAGGTGGCGCCTCCGCGAGAAGAACATTTCAAAAGTAGTCGCCCTCCAGAAGGAGCTAATAGAGAGTGCATGGAAGCTTTTAAAGCCTGGCGGGAGGATGCTTTACTCGACTTGCTCGATGCTCCCAGAGGAGAACGAGGAAGTTGTGAAGTGGTTTCTCAAGAGACACGAGAACGCGGAGCTAATCCCCCTCAACGGTCCATACGACGAAGGCTTTTTACCGGGCACGATGAGGGCGTGGCCCCACCGGCACGGGACGATAGGCTTCTTCTACGCGCTGATTGAAAAGAAGAGGGGTTAAGTCCCGTTCTCCCCCTCTATCTTCACCCTCAGCTCCTCCGCAAACCAGTTGACCCTCTGCGGGAACGGTATCTCTATGCCCTCCCTATCGAGAGCCTCCTTGATCTTCTGGACTATTTGAGTCCTCACGTCAAACCACTTCTCGCTCGGTGCCCACGCCCTAACGGCTATGTTGACGCTGTTGTCCCCGAGGTTGTCCACGAAAACAAGAGGTTCAGGCTCTGCCAGAACGTAGGGCATCTCGTTGAGGGTCTTCTTTATTACCTCTATCGCTTTTTGTGCGTCTTCCTTGTAGGCTATACCCACCGTTACATCAACCCTCCTTGCCGGATACTTCATCAAGTTCTTTATCTCGCTGTTGAAGAGCTTCTCGTTTGGAATCCTCACGAGGAGGCCATCCCACGTCCTTATCCTGGTTGAGAGGATTCTGATATCGTGCACTATTCCGGAATAGCCGGCCACCTCAACCGGGTCGCCTATCTTGAGGGGCTTATCAAAGTACATGAATATGCCCGAGATGAAGTTGGACACGACAGTTTGAGAGGCAAAACCGAGAACGATACCCGTTATTCCAGCTGCCGCGAGGAGCGTTGTCAGTTTGCCCGTGAAGCCAGCAATATTGAGGGCTATGAAGAACGCAAGGGTAACGAGGGTGTAGTAGAAGAGCTTTGCCTTGACCTGAACCTCCGGGAGCTTTTGCTGTGAAGAACGCATTATCATGTATTCTTTTGACTTCTTGGCAAGGAGGTAGGAGAAATAGAACACGAGGAAGGCCGTGAGGAGGTTGCTTATTCTGGTTCCCGCAATCTTAAGGGATAGAAGCCCAAGAGCATCAAAGGTGTAAACGAGAGTTACGACCATTATCAGGTTGTGGAGCGTTGATGCGGTGTCCTCGTTGATTATCCAGACGTACTTGGTACTCCTGGAGAGGTTAAGGAGATATTTCTTGAGAACCTTCGCTATTATAATGCCCGTTACAAGAATTAGAACTGCTTTTACAACTGCACCTAAAGTTAGAGTAAGGAAAAGCTTCTCTCCAAGGAGACCCTGCTCCCAGAGAGAGGTTGTGTTAGCCGCTGTGGAGTTCATCATCACCACCTCATGAGGAAGTTTGGAAGCGAAAGCTGGTTGCCCAAGGAGTTCAGCCCCTCCTTGGGGGGTTTTCCCGTGTTGTTGACTTCTGGGATATGATTTTTAATTGTAACAACAAGCAGGGGATAATACGCCTTATCTTCTGTATAATACATTGAGCTCCCTTTTACTGGGATTATAACCTTCTCAAGGGATTTCCACTCGCTGGAGGGATTCGAGACAATCAACTTAACCACGCCTAAACTCTCGGGCTCTTCCGCGTGGAACGAACTCACATGATAGCGGCATATAACCCCTGCCTCAAGCGTCCCGTAGAGGGCGTACTTCTCCTTTCCGACAATAAAGTGGTCTATGCTCAGCTCACCAACCTTAACATCAATCTCCACTGGAGCTTCAATATACCCTATTAAAGAACCCTGAGGGGGGACCACAACGGGTTCCCTGAACTTCACCATGAGGAGCCTAACCCCATAGCCCACCGCGGGAGAGGGGAGAATTTTGAGTTTTTCCCCGTTGCTCTTGATAATTTTTTCAACCTCATCCCTTCTGTAACGAACAATGCCTCCCTTATCCTCAAGCAGATGTACCTTTTTGTCGGCAATCTTTATGAACTGTGTTTTTAGCTCGTGCTCTCCGAACATGGGAGAAAAGTAGTCTTTGAAAGATTTAAACTTTGCCTGAAAAATGGGAACGGGGCTTCAGATTTTCTCGAAGCCTATGTCTTCCATCTTGACGTGCGTGAAGACGTTGGTTCCCTGTGCTATGAAGACGCCTTTCGCCTCTATGGGCACCGGGAGGTTGGCTGCCAATGTTGCCTCTCCCTGTCCGGTGGCGTCACCGAGCTGGTAGGTCCACTTGACGTTTGATACCTTGAAGTCGTGTCCGCCAAGGGTCATGGTCCCGTCCGGGTCTATCTCGTAGTTGTACTGGTACCCCATGGCCCCCACGCTGGCCTGAGTGGCCTGGTATAGGTTCTCGTCCTCAAGGGCCACCCAGAAACCGAAGTTATAGAAGCCCCACCAGCCCATGTAGATGTCCTGTATGTCCGCAATCTGCGAGAGCACGTTGATGTCCCCCTCTTGGTAGGGGGTAACACTCATTTCTCCAACCGCGCCGGGGTTGTAAAACTCGACCTCTGTGTCTCCGTACTTCATCCAGACCCAACGGTATCGCCGGCTCCTCCGTACAGTGATGCGTAGAGCGTCAGGAAATCGAGTGAGGGGAACAGGAAGAAGGTATCTGTGTCTTCTGTCCTCTCTTTAACCCAGAGGCGGTACTCAAAGGTGTCCGTCATGTTCTCG
The sequence above is drawn from the Thermococcus pacificus genome and encodes:
- a CDS encoding RsmB/NOP family class I SAM-dependent RNA methyltransferase is translated as MGKLKLSDRQLYALIESVKLGEEVKPSQQAKRKAFAKYKIEGWENSKLTGIFYSIQRRLGLIDEIIEELVGVSPLILDPWLRAALRVAVEVAVFRDPNEKTIQHLRGLAQFLSKRTHPYVGYYYYDILPRVLEYMPVIDSEEKRLKWDYLFPEWFIRRVRNLLGDEAEELLKALNETLPTSIRVNRLKVSVEDVENYLRKKNVRFERSERVDTAIRILDPFNPEWLFNKGFAVAQEEAAAVASLVLSPKPGETVVDLAAAPGGKTSHMAELMNNEGKIYAFDIDKARVKRMNEVLRRTGVEIAETIKADGRKAPEILGEGVADRVMLDAPCTSDGTIAKNPELRWRLREKNISKVVALQKELIESAWKLLKPGGRMLYSTCSMLPEENEEVVKWFLKRHENAELIPLNGPYDEGFLPGTMRAWPHRHGTIGFFYALIEKKRG
- a CDS encoding mechanosensitive ion channel family protein; translation: MNSTAANTTSLWEQGLLGEKLFLTLTLGAVVKAVLILVTGIIIAKVLKKYLLNLSRSTKYVWIINEDTASTLHNLIMVVTLVYTFDALGLLSLKIAGTRISNLLTAFLVFYFSYLLAKKSKEYMIMRSSQQKLPEVQVKAKLFYYTLVTLAFFIALNIAGFTGKLTTLLAAAGITGIVLGFASQTVVSNFISGIFMYFDKPLKIGDPVEVAGYSGIVHDIRILSTRIRTWDGLLVRIPNEKLFNSEIKNLMKYPARRVDVTVGIAYKEDAQKAIEVIKKTLNEMPYVLAEPEPLVFVDNLGDNSVNIAVRAWAPSEKWFDVRTQIVQKIKEALDREGIEIPFPQRVNWFAEELRVKIEGENGT
- a CDS encoding DUF432 domain-containing protein — translated: MFGEHELKTQFIKIADKKVHLLEDKGGIVRYRRDEVEKIIKSNGEKLKILPSPAVGYGVRLLMVKFREPVVVPPQGSLIGYIEAPVEIDVKVGELSIDHFIVGKEKYALYGTLEAGVICRYHVSSFHAEEPESLGVVKLIVSNPSSEWKSLEKVIIPVKGSSMYYTEDKAYYPLLVVTIKNHIPEVNNTGKPPKEGLNSLGNQLSLPNFLMRW